The genomic window GtagtaattataaacattattaatgatcatacagtagtaattataaacattaatgatcatacagtagtaattataaacattattaatgattatacagtagtaattataaacattattaatgaTCATACAGTggtaattataaacattattaatgattatacagtagtaattataaacattattaatgattataCAGTAGTAATTATGAACATTGTTAATGATCATACAGtagtaattataaacattattagtgatcatacagtagtaattataaacattattaatgatcatacagtagtaattataaacattattagtgatcatacagtagtaattataaacattattaatgatcatacagtagtaattataaacattattagtgatcatacagtagtaattataaacattattagtgatcatacagtagtaattataaacattattatgatcatacagtagtaattataaacattattaatgatcatacagtagtaattataaacattattagtgatcatacagtagtaattataaacattattagtgatcatacagtagtaattataaacattaatagtgATCATACAGTAGTAATTATGAACATTATTAGTGATCATACAGtagtaattataaacattattagtgatcatacagtagtaattataaacattattaatgaTCATACATtagtaattataaacattacTAGTGATCATACAGTAGTAATTATGAACATTATTAGTGATCATACAGTAGTAATTATGAACATTGTTAATGATCATACAGtagtaattataaacattattaatgatcatacagtagtaattatgaacattattaatgatcatacagtagtaattataaacattattaatgatcatacagtagtaattataaacatttttaatgattatacagtagtaattataaacattattagtGATTATACAGTAATACTGCAGCGGTGTCAGTCTAACACTGTGAAAGCCTGCTGAGCCTGTTGATGGTTTCCAGCTCGTCATACAGGACGTTAAGTGAGGATGATGGTTTCATTCATATCTAGTTTTTTCTGCtgaagttgtttgtttgtttcttacaGAACTAAAACTAACCAGGTTGTATTTGTATGACTTTCTTCACTTGTTTTTGAAGGATGAGGTGGAGTCGAGGATAACAGCGAGATCTTTAACATGAGGCTGCTTGGATGATCTCTGCAGACACTCCCAGTCCTGAGGCCTGAACTACGAAGCAGGTTCAACGTATTCAGGATATCTGGTcgttatctggcttcactgaagccaacatgatatatatataacataaccAGAACTACGAAGCTGATTATCAACCAGCTCAGTCAACCCGGAGGTTTCCTGTCCAGCTACGACtgcgttcatgtgaaagaggcgggttGTTAATTATGAGCGAcgtcatcagaaccatgaatgaagttcttcatgtgagatgagatgagacGGTGAAACCAAGAACCTGCAGATTCAAccaagtgaaatgtaaacaagccTGTAAtcataaaacagaataagaggatgtagaaacactagaaatcataaataaatcaaatacatgtaggaattattctATATGACTGAAGTATAGAGGGAGTATTTTTACTATTTAGAAaccatctgaatatgtcacataacaAACTTAAAGTAacgtcagactgtttctgctgctgaagcaaagagtgactgatgatttataatcatggagccaattaacagtgaggattatttttctttggtttttatttccagttttcatcacacagttgtctgaTGTTATTCTGACTGCAGCGATGAATCAGAGAGTAAAATCATCCTCACTGTCAGCTTCACTCCgggagaaaatacattttatactattaaaatgcagctaaaatcatcattacgtttgttagaagctctgttttataaccagagtggaaacagaaagtctggaacaataaaatgtttccactgactgataaaaatatatattgatcttttttacttgtcaccTTATTGTcactcaggacttttgtccatgtcgggatcctgtaggaataAGGACtcttttttccagtgatctgattggtcagtggtcggaGTGttgatcctctgaagttaacctgcaCCGGAGCAGGTCAGCTGTTCAgcatcagttaccatggtgatgaacCCCGGTAAGAAGCGAACCAGCATCAAGTGACAGAAACCATAGAAACAGATTAGACTAAAAGTCAGATGTTCTCAGCGTCAttatgtattgtttgtgtttttatgtccacGTGTTGTGTGAAAAATCAAACACGAGCTCGGGTTGTTCACCGGAAACcgtgaaaacaaaataaaacgcGTTTCTGAAAgtgcttttattctgaagggACCGGAAGAGTGTTTGCCGCTGGCAACTAGCTTCACAGACCCGGAAGTGACCGGAAACAAACATCAATCTGTCGGTAACTCGCTTGTCGGTCGGTGAGCAGCCGTACGTGTCCCGGTGTCTGTCAGCACGAGGACTCACGGTACCGAGCCGGTACCGGCAGTTTGTAACAGCCCCGGAGATAAAACATCGTCCGTTACCTTTAGCCGCAGTTAGCCTAGCCTAGCAGCGTTAGCTCGGTTGGACCGGAACAGACCGGACCCGTTTCCACCATGGGAGCCCACCGCAGTGAGGGAGGCCGGGACTGGCTGCAGCAGGACGGGCCGGAGCCGCCGGAGCAGCTCCCGGTACGACCAGAGCtaacagttagcttagctttgttAACTGCTGCTCTGTTTAACCGATAAACATTGATTACATCggtattgattattttattgggCCTAACTATCGATAATGAGCTTTTTCAGCTGGGATTTCTGAATGACTACAGATTCAGGTTCATTATCGATTTAAgctgccgattattttctcgattaatcgatttgtCTATCAACTGTCGGAGGGTGAcgtcattaaatgtgttttatctgatcaaagaTTTTCAGTTCGCTGAAGCGTCTGACAGAAAAGCTTGAAACAGCTTTCTGTTATCTAGTTCCTGATTGAttactgattgattaatcgatcaatGGTTTCAGCTCCTGATCCGGTTTAAACCTCTGAAAGACATCAGAGTTCTTTCTCTCCTGTAAAACTTATTACGGTACAAAGTCTTATTGATTATGTTATAATTTGTTTATTCTACTCTTCCTCGTCTTTGTGCTCCTCTATTTCCTTCTTTATgactttaaactgttttaaatagtttttactgtttgttcatttttattttgtcttgtgaagcactttgttacgatgtttttaaaggtgctataaataaagtttattgttattatgtatatattttaagaaaaactccaaattctctgattgcagcttgttaaatgtgaacatgttcagtaaactgaagatctttgagttgtggacaaaacaaaacatttaaggaCGTCgtttttgggaaacactgataaggaccaaacaacaaactgaataatcaataaaataatcgaTAGTTGCAGCTCAAACATTCAGTCATAACGTGTCCGATTATGTTTGAACCTTAAACGTGTCGAAGTTCTTTCTGTGCTGAGACTTTATTCAGCTGCAGGTTCTCAGTGGAACATCTGATCTCATGGttctgtctgtgtgcgtgtgtgtgcgtgtgcgcgtgtgtgtgcgtgtgtgtgtgcgtgtgcatgtgtgtgtgtgcgcgtgcgcgtgtgtgtgcgtgcgtgtgtgtgtgtgtgtgtgtgtgcgtgcgtgtgtgtgtgtgcgcgtgtgtgtgtgcgtgcgtgcgtgtgcgcgtgcgtgtgtgtgtgtgcgcgtgcgtgtgtgcgtgcgtgtgcgcgtgcgtgtgtgtgtgtgtgtgtgtgtgtgtgtgcgtgcgtgtgtgtgtgtgtgtgcgcgtgcgcatgcgtgtgtgtgtgtgtgtgtatagaagCCGTGGAACTTGAtgatcaaacacagacagattcACAGACGAGGACGACGCTCACACATGACAGTCAGGTCAGTGCTGCTCCGTACTGGTCATACTGGTCATACAGGTCTATACTGATCTGTACTGGTCCATACGGGTCCGTACTGGTCCATATGGGTCTGTACTGGTCCATATGGGTCTGTACTGGGCTATACGTGTCCATACTGGTCCATACAGGTCTGTACTGGTCCATACGGGTCCGTACTGGTCCATACGGGTCTGTACTGGGCCATACGGGTCCATACTGGTAGCGTTGGGTGATGAAACGATGTCGATATGGGATCACAATAACAGTTATGtcaataatgatgataaactTCTAATAATCTGTAACTGGGATTATAACCCAGTTATAATCTGTAACTGGGATTATAACCAGTTATAATCTGTAACTGGGATTATAACCAGTTATAATCTGTAACTGGGATTATAACCAGTTATAATCTGCAACTGGGATTATAACCCAGTTATAATCTGCAACTGGGATTATAACCAGTTATAATCTGTAACTGGGATTATAACCAGTTATAATCTGCAACTGGGATTATAACCCAGTTATAATCTGCAACTGGGATTATAACCAGTTATAATCTGCAACTGGgattataaaccagttataatcTGTAACTGGGATTATAACCCAGTTATAATCTGCAACTGGGATTATAACCAGTTATAATCTGCAACTGGGATTATAACCAGTTATAATCTGTAACTGGGATTGTAACCCAGTTATAATCTGTAACTGGGATTATAACCTGTTATAATCTGTAACTGGGATTATAACCTGTTATAATCTGTAACTGGGATTGTAACCAGTTATAATCTGTAACTGGGATTATAACCAGTTATAATCTGTAACTGGGATTATAACCAGTTATAATCTGTAACTGGGATTATAACCAGTTATAATCTGCAACTGGGATTATAACCCAGTTATAATCTGCAACTGGGATTATAACCAGTTATAATCTGTAACTGGGATTATAACCAGTTATAATCTGCAACTGGGATTATAACCCAGTTATAATCTGCAACTGGGATTATAACCAGTTATAATCTGCAACTGGgattataaaccagttataatcTGTAACTGGGATTATAACCCAGTTATAATCTGCAACTGGGATTATAACCAGTTATAATCTGCAACTGGGATTATAACCAGTTATAATCTGTAACTGGGATTGTAACCCAGTTATAATCTGTAACTGGGATTATAACCTGTTATAATCTGTAACTGGGATTATAACCTGTTATAATCTGTAACTGGGATTGTAACCAGTTATAATCTGTAACTGGgattataaaccagttataatcTGTAACTGGGATTGTAACCAGTTATAATCTGTAACTGGGATTATAACCCAGTTATAATCTGTAACTGGGATTATAACCCAGTTATAATCTGTAACTGGGATTGTAACCCAGTTATAATCTGCAACTGGGATTATAACCAGTTATAATCTGTAACTGGGATTATAACCAGTTATAATCTGTAACTGGGATTATAACCAGTTATAATCTGTAACTGGGATTATAACCGGTTATAATCTGTAACTGGGATTATAACCAGTTATAATCTGTAACTGGGATTATAACCCAGTATAAATGAGTTTGGCTGTTTCTTTCACTGGTTTTAGTTTGGAGTCATTCAGGCAACATTGAATCAAAATGATCCAAACTGCCCCGAAACACATttcatgaagccaaaaaagcccTACCCTGGTTCATACTGGTTCATACTGGTTCATACTGGTTCATACTGGTTCATACTGGTTCATACTGGTCTCTACAACTGTTACTGTGCCGTCACTGTTGAAGAACCAAGTTTGAAGTGAGTTTCGAATGTCAGGAATTTAGTAGAGCAGAAAGTGGCATCTGTAACTGGAAGTGCAGCAGCTCATACTGGTTTAACtggtgtactgtgtgtgtgtgtgtgtagttatacGGATCCTCAGGTGTCCATGGACCTCCTGAGGGCGGTGCTTCAGCCCAGCTTCAACGATGACATCATGGCCGTGTTCAGGAAGTACCAGAAGGTGAGAGCCAGACATGGACGACATGacgccccctggtggctgctgcaggtcataggtcccgccccctccatgttaggagggggcgggacttatgacctgtGACATGAACCGaactaaaatatcaaagttCAAATACGTTTGTCCCAAAGAtagtttcttttattttaggTCATTAGTTGATGTTTGTTCAGATGCTCGTTTTTCTGatcagtttgattttaattagttatttgatgatatgtGAAGGGGGTGTGgcgtcatgattgacagctgctctcaaacctccgtcagacGAGCCGAGTGACCGCAGCAGTTTCTGATAGAAGACGCTGATGAAGGTTTTCATGTGTGATTCACTCCCAGCTGTAGCTGCTGGTTACCAGCTGGTTTTGGCTGGTTCCTCGGTTCACTCGGCTCTCGGCGGCGGGACGGCTGTCAGTCAAGTTGAGGGGGCGTGTCCTTCGGGCCGTCAGAGGGCCTGTGAACAGATGTGTGAACACATGTTGGGTTCTGTTGGTTGCAGTTCTTTGAGAAAGCGGCGGAGAACGTGAAGGAGAACGTTGGAGAGGACGTTCAGACGGATCAGCTGATCAAAGAGGCCTGCAGGAACGTTCTGGAACATGTAAGACACCTTCCTGttgtctgacctctgacccctgctGTTACTGTGACATCACACCAGGTGTtttctgagctgctgctggttcCAAaggttctgtttgtttttctcggTTTGGTTACCGTGGTTtcctctgatgtcatcacaggcCAAACAACTGTTTCCAGAGGGGGAGGTGAAGAGGCCGGGGTCAGAGGTCGCCATCAAGGTAGGAACATGTAGAACCAGCCATGAAGTAGAACACATGATCTAGAACCAACCAGAACAGTTAGAACATCAGATCCAGAACCAAAGAGAACAGCTGCTGTGGTTCTAAACTTGTGTTTGGTTCTGTGTGTTCTGTCAGAGATCCAGAGCAGCTGACGAAGACTGCAGTCAGAGAGGAAGCCCCGTTCTCAAGAAGGTAccgtgacctttgacctctcgGGTCTGACGATGACTGTCAGGTGACGTCATCATGATGCGGACTCATGAACACGGGTCTGAATGTTGAAGGTTCTGTTGTGTCTGAATATGGAGAACCTTTACCAGCGCTTGTTGTGTCTCCTCAGAGGAAGAACCGTGTGAGTGCTGCGGTCGTTTCTGATCGACCTTTGACCTTCTCCAGTCAGTGAGTATCAGAACCTCCGCAGTGAGGTTCCACCGTTACTGATTCACACCAGCTCATCAAATATGattcaacattaaaatatacaataataataaatattataaatatataatgatattttatacaaagtcatttaaattcagttcaCAGTTATAATAAAcatcatttatatgtttaatattCACACCTGTTTTATGCTCAATAAACCTTTAAACGACGTTCTTCACTTCCTGGTTCTTAGAACTGAAGTCTGATAATTAAACTAATGAGAGTTTCTCCTCAGAGTGAAGCTGAAGTCTGATCCCATCAAGAGAGAAGGACCCAAGGTCAGTACGCAGTCCCACTGTGACATCACGGCGCGTCTGTGACATCACGGCGCGTCGTCAGTGTTCCCGCTGCTGTTGAATCTCAGTTTCGTCGGGATGTTTGATTCCCGTCGGCCGTGCGGCTGATTGGTTTCTTCTCACGTTATTGATTATTGTGCTTCTGCAGCGTTTCAGTTTATTAACGACGTCAGATCGTCTTTGAGCCTCAGAGATCAGAAACGTTCTGCAGACAAACATGTTGGAGCTTCGTGTTCTAACAGATTCACTCTCAGAGTTACAGAAACGTTCCTCATGTTCTCCTCATGTTCTCCTCATGTTCTCCTCATGTTCCCTGGATGTTCTCCTCATGTTCTCCTCATGTTCTCCTCATGTTCCCTGGATGTTCTCCTCATGTTCTCCTCATGTTCTCCTCATGTTCCCTGGATGTTCTCCTCATGTTCTCCTCATGTTTCCTGGATGTTCTCCTCATGTTCTCCTCATGTTCTCCTCATGTTCCCTGGATGTTCTCCTCATGTTCTCCTCATGTTCTCCTCATGTTTCCTGGATGTTCTCCTCATGTTCTCCTCATGTTCTCCTCATGTTCCCTGGATGTTCTCCTCATGTTCTCCTCATGTTCTCCTCATGTTCCCTGGATGTTCTCCTCATGTTCTCCTCATGTTCTCCTCATGTTCCCTGGATGTTCTCCTCATGTTCTCCTCATGTTCTCCTCATGTTCCCTGGATGTTCTCCTCATGTTCTCCTCATGTTCTCCTCATGTTCTCCTCATGTTCTCCTCATGTTCCCTTGAGAACTcctgacatgtgtgtgtgtgtttcagtgggATCCGTCCAGACTGAACGACAGCAGCACGTTTGTTCTCGGCTCCAGAGCCAACAAGTGAGtcaacaacatgtaaacaacatgtaaacaagTAAATAACATGTtaacaacatgtcaacatgttaaaatgtaacagcatctaaacaaacaaacatgaaaatgtaaacatgtaaacaacataAAGATAATTTAAACAACGTGGACATGTAAacgaggtgtgatgtcactgtaGGGCGCTGGGGATGGGCGGGACCAGAGGACGCATCTATATCAAACATGCTGACCTGTTtaaggtaacacacacacacacacagtaacacacacacacacacagtaacacacacacacacacacacacacacacacacacagtaacacacacacacacacacacacacacacacacacacacagtaacacacacacacagtaacacacacacacacacagtaacacacacacacacacacacacacacacagtaacacacacacacacacacacacacacacacacacacagtaacacacacacacagtaacacacacacacacacacacagtaacacacacacacacacagtaacacacagtaacacacacacacacacacagtaacacacacacacagtaacacacacacacacagtaacacacacacacagtaacacacacacacacacacagtaacacacacacacagtaacacacacacacacacacagtaacacacacacacacacacacacagtaacacacacacacacagtaacacacacacacacacacagtaacacacacacacacagtaacacacacacacagtaacacacacacacacacacacacacacagtaacacacacacacacacacagtaacacgcacacacacacagtaacacacacacacacacacacacacacacacacagtaacacacacacacacagtaacacacacacacagtaacacacacacacacacacacagtaacacacacacacacacacacacagtaacacacacacacacacacacacacacacacacacacacacagtaacacacacacacacacacacacacacagtaacacacacacacacacagtaacacacacacacacacacacagtaacacacacacacagtaacacacacagtaacacacacacacagtaacacacacacacacacacacacacacacacacacacagtaacacacacacacagtaacacacacagtaacacacacacacagtaacacacacagtaacacacacacacagtaacacacacacacacacacacagtaacacacacacacacacatacagtaacacacacacacacacacacagtaacacacacacacacacacacagtaacacacacacacacacacacagtaacacacacacacacacatacagtaacacacacacacacacacacacacacacagtaacacacacacacacatacagtaacacacacacacagtaacacacacacacacacacacacacacagtaacacacacacacacagtaacacacacacacacacacacacacagtaacacacacacacacacacacagtaacacacacacacacacacacacacacagtaacacacacacacacacacacacacagtaacacacacacacacacacacacacagtaacacacacacacagtaacacacacacacacacacacagtaacacacacacacacacacacacacagtaacacacacacacacacacacacacagtaacacacacacacacacagtaacacacacacacacacacacacacacacacacagtaacacacacacacacacacacagtaacacacacacacacacacacacacagtaacacacacacacacacacacacacacacacagtaacacacacacacacacacacacacagacacagtaacacacacacacacacacacacagacacagtaacacacacacacacacacacacagtaacacacacacacacacacacacacagacacagtaacacacacacacacacacacacagacacagtaacacacacacacacacacacacagacacagtaacacacacacatagcaggGAAAACTAAACTGTGATGATCTACATCAGTTTGGTCATGTTGGTTGTCATGGTAACGTGTTTCTCATGTGTTCCTGCTCAACAGTAACGGTTTCCAGGTTTCCATCAGCAACCAATTCTTGGCCTTTGGTTGCCGTCAGTGGCAACTACtgaacaacaaacagcaaaataaatacatgtttatatttattgtattagtGTAATGTTGCTGTTACAGTCTGAACCGTGTTGCTGTTACAGTCTGAACCGTGTTGCTGTTACAGTCTGAACCGTGTTGCTGTTACAGTCTGAACAGTGTTGCTGTTACAGTCTGAACCGTGTTGCTGTTACAGTCTGAACAGTGTTGCTGTTACAGTCTGAACCGTGTTGCTGTTACAGTCTGAACCGTGTTGCTGTTACAGTCGGAGCTTAAAGGTCCAGAAGAACATTTGAAAGGTAGAACCAATGCAACCAGTGACCTGCAGGATTCATTTAGGATGAATCAGTGATTGTATTTGTTCACCAGGACCTGACGGTGAACACGATGACTGATGACACCAAATATTCAGATTCTGTAAAGTATCAGATAAAAGTCAAACtacatttagtttgttttagtttagttactGTAACAAACCTGTTAAACCTTCTTTTATGTCACATTTCTGTTATTAACAACATGTTGAACTACAAACAGGATCTTCATGACTCAACATATAGGAGACTACAAACAGCAACAAGATGTTCAGTCTCGGATTCCACTTTTAAACGTTAGTGTTTAGTGAACATCCGACTGgtttaaaacaaactaaacatcacgTTCTGCTCTGATGGTTCTTCAACAGTCTGAATCCTTCAGTTTGTGTCGTCAATGACTGAATCTgcccaaacaacaacaacaacaacaacaacaacaacaacaagggaataaaaacataaaaaggatTGATTAGAGTGTTACAGAAGCCTCTCTGTCACTGAACGGCATTAAAAGATTAATTACTGACACAAATGTAACCATCAGCAGCTGATCAtaatgattgattgataacctgcatgttctctgtgtgtcagtatgcaGCAGATGCCAAAGACAAACAATGGCTGGCAGAGAGACACCACATGAGAGCGACAGGCGGGAAGatggtgagacacacacacatacacacatatacacacacacacacacacatacacacacacacacacaatacacacacacacacacatacacacacatatatatatacacacatatatatatacacacatacacacatatatacacacatacacacacacacacacacacatatacacacatatatacacacacacacacatatatacacacatacacacacacacacacacacacatatacacacatatatacacacacacacatatatacacacacatacacacatacacacacatatacacacatatatatatacacacatatatatatacacacatacacacatatatacacacatacacacacacacacacacacatatacacacatatatacacacacacacacatatatacacacatacacacacacacacacacacacatatacacacatatatacacacacacacatatatacacacacatacacacatacacacacatatacacacatatacacacacatacatatatacacatatacacacacatatatacacacacatatacacacatatacacacatatacacacacatacatatatacacatatacacacacacatatacacacacacacatatatatacacacacacacatatacacacacacacatatatatacacacacacacacatatatatacacacatatacacacacacacacatatacacacacacacatatatatacacacacacatatacacacacacacatatacacacacacacatatatatacacacacatatatatacacacacacacatatacacacacacacatatatatacacacacatatatatacacacacatatatatacacacacacacatatacacacacacacatatatatacacacatatacacacatatac from Thunnus maccoyii chromosome 3, fThuMac1.1, whole genome shotgun sequence includes these protein-coding regions:
- the LOC121889285 gene encoding deoxynucleotidyltransferase terminal-interacting protein 1 isoform X1, translating into MGAHRSEGGRDWLQQDGPEPPEQLPKPWNLMIKHRQIHRRGRRSHMTVSYTDPQVSMDLLRAVLQPSFNDDIMAVFRKYQKFFEKAAENVKENVGEDVQTDQLIKEACRNVLEHAKQLFPEGEVKRPGSEVAIKRSRAADEDCSQRGSPVLKKRKNRVSAAVVSDRPLTFSSQVKLKSDPIKREGPKWDPSRLNDSSTFVLGSRANKALGMGGTRGRIYIKHADLFKYAADAKDKQWLAERHHMRATGGKMAYLLIEEDIQNLSRSDEYKDCPDVRMDELKPFSVPLWMVEKMQRAMEAQRDADP
- the LOC121889285 gene encoding deoxynucleotidyltransferase terminal-interacting protein 1 isoform X2 gives rise to the protein MIKHRQIHRRGRRSHMTVSYTDPQVSMDLLRAVLQPSFNDDIMAVFRKYQKFFEKAAENVKENVGEDVQTDQLIKEACRNVLEHAKQLFPEGEVKRPGSEVAIKRSRAADEDCSQRGSPVLKKRKNRVSAAVVSDRPLTFSSQVKLKSDPIKREGPKWDPSRLNDSSTFVLGSRANKALGMGGTRGRIYIKHADLFKYAADAKDKQWLAERHHMRATGGKMAYLLIEEDIQNLSRSDEYKDCPDVRMDELKPFSVPLWMVEKMQRAMEAQRDADP